In one Conger conger chromosome 5, fConCon1.1, whole genome shotgun sequence genomic region, the following are encoded:
- the LOC133129653 gene encoding homeobox protein Nkx-2.2a-like, with protein MSLTNTKTGFSVKDILDLPDTNDEDGSVTEDTEEDTEGSEETKTHEVLEQSPLQNASKLSLKSPFYDVRDNPYTRWLATTDSIQYSLHGLSANSRQDLSAKSPEASADESQDNDKETSSNASDSCKKRKRRVLFSKAQTYELERRFRQQRYLSAPEREHLANLIRLTPTQVKIWFQNHRYKMKRARAEKGMEIIHLPSPRRVAIPVLVKDGKPCHSHKAQELAFQTGIPLSAYSAHSLQHMQYNAHYSSATMAHFPTAHHLVQQWTW; from the exons ATGTCATTGACCAACACGAAGACGGGATTTTCTGTGAAGGACATTCTGGACCTCCCTGATACGAATGATGAAGACGGGTCTGTTACAGAGGATACAGAGGAGGATACGGAGGGATCAGAAGAAACAAAAACGCATGAAGTGTTAGAGCAAAGTCCCTTACAAAATGCTAGTAAACTGTCTTTAAAGAGTCCATTTTATGATGTGCGCGATAATCCTTATACAAGATGGCTTGCCACAACGGACAGCATTCAATATTCAT TACATGGTCTGTCAGCTAATTCTCGCCAGGACTTGTCTGCCAAATCACCCGAAGCTTCCGCTGACGAATCGCAAGACAACGACAAAGAAACTTCAAGCAACGCCAGTGACTCCTGCAAGAAGAGAAAAAGGAGGGTTTTGTTCTCCAAAGCTCAAACGTACGAACTTGAGCGGCGGTTCAGGCAACAGAGATACCTTTCGGCACCTGAGAGAGAACACCTTGCTAATTTGATCCGTCTGACGCCGACTCAGGTGAAAATATGGTTTCAGAACCATCGCTATAAAATGAAGAGAGCTCGGGCGGAGAAAGGGATGGAGATTATACACCTCCCTTCTCCACGGCGCGTGGCTATACCTGTCTTAGTCAAGGACGGTAAGCCTTGCCACTCCCATAAGGCTCAGGAACTGGCTTTTCAGACTGGGATCCCTCTCTCAGCGTACAGTGCCCATTCCCTCCAGCATATGCAATATAATGCGCATTACAGTTCTGCAACAATGGCACACTTTCCCACAGCGCATCACTTGGTGCAACAGTGGACTTGGTGA